Sequence from the Aromatoleum petrolei genome:
GACGTGGGCGCGTGATGGCGAAGGCGAAGACGAGCTTCGTCTGCAGCGAGTGCGGCGGACAGGCGCCGCGCTGGCAGGGCCAGTGCCCGCAGTGCAAGGGCTGGAACACGCTGGTCGAGACCGTGATCGAGGCCGCGGCGCCGGGTAACGGCCGGTTCGCGGCGCTGGCCGGCACGACCGGCAGGCTGCAGTCGCTCGCGGAGCTCGAGCCGCGCGAGGAACCGCGCACGCCGACGGGGATCGAGGAGTTCGACCGCGTACTCGGCGGCGGCCTGGTTGCCGGTGGCGTGGTGCTGATCGGCGGCGATCCCGGCATCGGCAAGTCGACGCTGCTGCTGCAGGCGCTGTCTGCGCTCGCGGCACGGCAGGCGGCGATCTATGTGAGCGGCGAGGAGTCGGGCGAGCAGGTGGCGCTGCGCGCGCAACGCCTGCAGCTCGATCCGGCGGGGCTGAAGCTGCTGCCCGAGATCAACCTCGAACGCATCCTCGCGACGCTCAAGGAGGCGAAGCCGCGCATCGCGGTGATCGACTCGATCCAGACGGTGTATTCGGAGGCGCTGCAGTCGGCGCCCGGTTCGGTGGCGCAAGTGCGCGAATGTGCGGCGCAGCTTACGCGCTTCGCCAAGCAGAGCGGCACGAGCCTGATCATGGTCGGCCACGTGACCAAGGACGGCACGCTCGCCGGGCCGCGCGTGCTGGAGCACATCGTCGACACGGTGCTGTATTTCGAGGGCGATACGCATTCCAGCTTCCGCCTGGTGCGGGCGTTCAAGAACCGCTTCGGCGCGGTGAATGAGCTGGGCGTGTTCGCGATGACGGAGCGCGGCCTGCGCGGCGTGAGCAATCCGTCGGCGATCTTCCTGTCGCAGCACAGCCAGCAGGTGGCGGGCAGCTGCGTGCTGGTGACGCAGGAGGGCACGCGCCCGCTGCTGGTGGAGATCCAGGCGCTGGTCGACGGCGCGCATAGCCCGAATCCGCGTCGCCTGTCGGTCGGCCTGGAGCAGAACCGGCTGGCGATGCTACTCGCGGTGCTGCATCGGCATGCGGGCGTGGTGTGCTTCGATCAGGACGTGTTCGTGAATGCCGTAGGCGGCGTGAAGATCGCCGAACCGGCGGCGGACCTTGCAGTGCTGCTGGCGATCGTGTCGTCCTTGCGCAGCCGGGCGCTGCCGCGCGAGCTGGTGGTGTTCGGCGAGGTGGGTCTGGCGGGCGAGATCCGTCCGGCGCCGCGTGGCCAGGAGCGTCTGAAGGAAGCTGCCAAGCTCGGCTTCACGGTCGCTATCATCCCGAAGGCCAATGCGCCCAAGCAGGCCATCCCCGGCATGCGCGTGATTGCGGTGGACCGCATCGAGGAAGCGATCGAGCAGGCGCGTGAGATCGAAGCCTGAGGTCCGTAGTCGGGCGCCGGGGAGCGCCACGGCAGTTGCACAAATCCGGACAGGGCAGGGTTTCACCGCGCCCTGCGTCGCGTAGCGGGATGGGGCGGATCAGACGGGTGTACATCTGAGTTTGCTTATACTAAGCTAGTAAGCGATTACTTACTAGCAAGGTGTCACGATGGACTCCCCGCGCATCCGGCGCTCGACGGAACTCAGGCGGGCCGAGATCGTTCAGGCCGTGCTCGACCTGGCGGCCGAAAGCGGCCCGGCGGACGTTACGACCGCACGCATCGCGGCCGCCATGCACCTGACGCAAGGGGCGGTTTTCCGTCATTTCCCGACTAAGGAGGCGATCTGGTTGGCGGTGGCTGACTGGATCGAAGAGAACCTGCTGGGAGCGATCGAGGAGGCGTCGCTTTCGAGCAGCGAGCCGATAGCGCAGCTCCGTGCGATGTTCCGTGCGCACATCGATTTCGCGCTTGCCCATCCGGGGGCACCACGCCTGATCTTCCACGAACTGCAGCAGCCGGGCGACAGCGCGGTGAAGCGGCGCATCCGGGCGCTGCTCGGCAGTTACCGGGGGACCTTATTGCAGGTCCTGAAATGCGCAAGGGAGCGCGAGGTCGTTGGGCGCGAGCTCAACGCGGAGCACGCTGCGACCCTGTTCGTCGGTGCAATCCAGGGATTGGTGATGCAGTCGATGCTCGCCGGCGGGATGCGCGGGGTGGAAGAATCGGCCGAAGGGGTGTTCGAGGTCTATCTCTCGGGAATTGCGGGGAGGCGGGCATGAGGTGGCAGATACTGCGAGTGGTGGGTCTGACCGTTCTCGGGATCGGCCTGCTGGCAGGTTTCATCCTGTTGATGGTTCGGAGCGGACCGTTGGCACCCGTGCGAGTGACGCTGGCAACAGTCGAGCGGGGGACATTCGAGAATGCCGTGTTCGGGGTCGGCACGGTGGATGCGGAGAGGAGTTACGCGATCGGTCCGACGGTTCCGGGGCGCGTGCTCGCGGTGCACGCGGATGTGGGCGGCATGGTGCGCGCGGGACAGTTGCTCGCCGAGATGGATCCGGTGGAGCTGGACGCGCGCCTGTCGGCGTCTCGGGCGGCGTCGGCACGCGCTGTTCACGCCCTGGAGGCGGCCCGGGCTCAGGTGCGCGATGCCGAGGTCCGTCAGGCGCTCGCGGGACGGAACGCGCGGCGCTATGCGTCGCTCGGCGAGCAGGCCTTTTTCAGCGATGCGGCGGTCGAGGCGAAGCGGCAGGAGGCGGACTCCGCCGGAGCGCAGTTGCAGGCTGTGCGGGCGCAGCTCGACGCGGCACGAATGGATGTGGAGCGGCTCGAAGCCGAGCGCGTCGCGGTGGAGCGGCAGCGGGCGAATGTGCGCCTTGTCGCGCCGGTGGCTGGTGTGGTGACGGCGCGCGATGCGGAGCCGGGAACGACGCTCGTGGCCGGGCAGACGGTGCTGCGCATGGTCGATCCCGCGAGCGTGCGCGTGCGGACGCGCATCGACCAGGGGCGCGCCGGCAGCGTGCGTGCCGGGCAGGCGGCTTCGATCGTGCTGCGTTCGCGGCCCGGCCTGGCCTTGCCTGGGCGGGTTTCGCGCGTGGAACTCAACGGCGATGCGGTGACGGAGGAGCGCATCGTGCAGGTCGTGTTCGACGAAGTGCCGCAGGATTTCGCCTTCGGGGAGCTGGCCGAGGTGACGATCGCGACGACTCGTGGCGCGGACGTGCTCGCGGTGCCCGGCGCGGCTGTGCATGATCGCGGCGGACGGCGCGGCGTATGGACCGTTGCGGACGGGGCTGCGGCTTTCGTGCCGGTGCGCACGGGGGAAACCGCGCTCGACGGGCGGGTCGTGGTGCTCGACGGACTGCAGGCGGGCGACCGCGTCGTCGTCCATAGCGCGCGCGAACTGGAGGCGGGCGACCGGGTGAGTCCGACCGAGTCGCTGGTCGCGGTGAAGCGATGATCAGCCTTGCGGGACGCGACATCCTCCATCACTGGGCGAAGTATGTCTTCACCGGCGTCGGGCTGGGGCTGTTGATCGGCGTGACGCTGTCGATGGCGGGGATCTATCGCGGCATGGTCGATGATGCGCAGGTGCTCCTGCGCAGCAGCGGGGCAGATATCTGGGTGGTGCAGCAGGAGACCCTGGGGCCATACGCGGAGCCTTCGAACCTGCGCGACGATGTGTACCGCGCGATCCTGGGAATGCCGGGCGTGGGCGAGGCGTCGAACGTGACTTACCTGACGATGCAGATCCGCCAGGGCGAGCGCGACGTGCGCGTGATGGCGGTGGGCTTCGAGCTCGGGCGCCCCGGCGAGCCGCCCTTCCTCGTGGCCGGCCGACGCATCGTGCGCAGCCATTACGAGGTGGTCGCGGACGTTCGCACGGGCTTCGGGCTCGGCGAGCGGGTGCGGATCCGGCGGCACGAGTACGAGGTCGTGGGGCTCACCCGACGCATGGTGTCGTCGAGCGGGGATCCGATGGTGTTCCTGTCGCTCAAGGATGCGCAGGAGGCGCAGTTCCTCAAGGACAACGATGCGATCGTGAACGAGCGCGCGCGCACCGCGGCGAATCCGGCGCTGAACCGTCCGGGGGTGCCGGGGCTGCTCGATGCGATCCTGACGTCGCAGACGGCCAGCCGCAGCGTCAATGCGGTGCTGGTCAGGGTCGCCGACGGCCATGACGCGGAGCAGGTGGCAGAGAACATCCGGCGCTGGAAACATCTGGAGGCCTACACGTCCGCCCAGATGGAGGAGATCCTCGTCTCCAAGCTGATCGAGACCTCGGCCCGGCAGATCGCGACTTTCCTGGTGATCCTGGCGATCGTGAGTGCGGCGATCGTGTCCTTCATCATCTACACGATGACGCTGGGCAAGGTGCGCGAATTGGCGGTGTTGAAGCTGATCGGCACACGCAACCGCACGATCGCGGCGATGATCCTGCAGCAGTCGCTCGGGCTCGGGTTGATCGGATTCGTGATCGGCAAGACGGTCGCGACGCTGTGGGCGCCGTATTTCCCGAAGTACGTGCTGTTGCTGCCGGGGGACGCGGTACGTGGGCTGCTTGCGACCATGGTGGTGTGCGCGATCGCGAGCCTGCTGGCGATCCGGGTTGCGCTGAAGGTCGATCCGGCAACGGCGATCGGGGGCTGAAATGAACATGCCTGCGATCGAGGTCAGGGGCTTGAGCAAGCGCTACGGCGTCGGAGATGCCGCGGTGGATGCGCTGAAGGGCGTGGATATGAGGATCGCGCCCGGCGAGGTGGTCGGCCTCATCGGACCGAGCGGCTCGGGCAAAAGCACGCTGCTGAAGTGCCTCGGCGCCGTGATCGAGCCGACCGCGGGATACATGGCATTGGGCGGGCGGACGGCGTTCGACGGCGGCTGGAAGATCCGCGACCTGCGCAGCCTGCGGCGCGACAACATCGGTTTCGTGTTCCAGGCTCCGTATCTGATTCCCTTCCTGGACGTGACCGACAACGTCGCGCTGTTGCCGATGCTGGCCGGCAAGTCGAACCGCGATGCGCGTCGGCAAGCTGTGGAACTGCTCGAAGCGCTCGACGTCGGACATCGCGCGAAGGCGGCACCGTCGGAGCTCTCGGGCGGCGAGCAGCAGCGCGTGGCGATCGCGCGGGCGCTGGTGAACCGGCCTCCGGTCGTGCTCGCCGACGAACCCACCGCGCCGCTCGACAGCGAGCGTGCGCTGAACGTGGTGCGCATCCTCAACCGGATGGCGGAGCAGTACCGCACGGCGATCATCGTCGTGACGCACGACGAGAAGATCATTCCGACGTTCCGCCGCCTGTATCGCATCCGTGACGGACGAACCTACGAAGAGGCGGGCGAGGGGCGCGGGGTTTGACAAGGCGCCAATCAAACACCCCTGTACGCCCTGAGCCTGTCGAAGCCCAGCTGAACCGGACCCTTCGACAGTCTCAGGGCGAACGGGGGTGATCTATTCAACTGCCGCGTTAATCATGGGGGGTCATTCCCCGCGTCCGCCGTGCCAGATCGACAGGAGCAGCGCCACTCCGCCCGCCACGGCCCCGGCGAAGCCCAGCAGCCCCAGCGTATCGAGCGCGGCGAAACCGGGATCGCCCACCACGGTCATGACGATGGCCGAGCCGATGATCAGTGCCGCAGTGACGATCCCGATCGTCATGCGCGTGGCCGCACGGTCGACCTGATCGCCGAGGCGTTTGAGCGAAACGATGTCGACCTGGACCTGTAGTTTGCCGCGTCGTGCCGAACGCAGGAGTTGGCTGAGGTCGCGCGGCAGGTCGGTGACAAGATCCATGGCCTGAGCCAGTGTGCGCCAGCCGCGCTTGGCGACCGCACCAGGGGCGTGGTGCGCTAGCAGCACGCGTCGCAGGAAGGGGGCGGCTTCGGCGCCCATGTCGAAGTCGGGATCAAGCTGGCGCCCCATTCCTTCCAGCGTGATGAAGGCCTTGATCAACAGTGACAGGTCCGAGGGCAGGGCGATTCCGTGCTCGCGCAGGATCATCACGAGATCTGACAGCATCGCGCCGATGTCGAGTTGCTTGAGGGGAACGCCCTTGTACTGGTCGACGAAGGTGTCGATCTCGTGGCGCAGGAGTTCCGGCTCGGTTTCCGGCGCTTCGGAGTCTCGCCATTCGAGCAGGACGTCGGCCACAGTGGCGGCGTCGTTCGAGACGAGGCCGTTGAGCAGCATCGCGAGCTCGTAGCGGCGCGTCTCCGAAAGCCGGCCGACCATGCCGAAATCGATGAAGGCGATGCGGTTGCCGTGCAGGTAGAACACGTTGCCGGGGTGGGGGTCGGCGTGGAAGAAGCCGTCCTCCAGCATCATCTTCAGCACCGCGGATGCACCGCGTCGCGCGAGGAGTTTGCGTTCCAGCCCCGCGGCATCGACGGCGGCCAGGTCGCGGCCGGGGATGCCCTCGACGTAGTCCTGGACGTTCAGGCGCTCGCCGCACCACTGCCAGTGCACGCGCGGGATGACGATCTCCGGGTGGCCGATGAAGCTCGCCGCGACGCGTTCGGCGTAGCGGCACTCGGCGGCGAAGTCGATCTCGCGGCGCAGCGACAGCGTGAACTCTCGCACGACCTGGCAGGGGCGGTAGCGGCGCAGGTCCGGCGCTTCCGCCTCGACGATCTCGGCGAGGCGGGCAAGCAGCCGCAGGTCGGCCTCGATGGTCGGGCGAATGCCGGGCCGGCGCACCTTGAGGATCACCGGGCGGCCGTCGGCTAGCCGCGCACGGTAGACCTGTGCGAGCGAGGCCGCCGCGAGCGGCTGGGTGTCGAGTTCGGCGAAGGCGGCTTCGGGCGCTTCGCCGAGGTCCTCGGTGAGCTGTTCGCGCACCTGTTCGAAGGGAACGGCCGGGGCCGAATCCTGCAGGCGACCGAACTCGGCGATCCATTCGGGTGGAAACAGGTCGACGCGCGTGGCGAGGATCTGGCCGAGCTTGATGAAGGTCGGGCCGAGCTCTTCGAAGGCCCGGCGCACGCGCGCTGGGGGTTCGAGGCGCGCCAGTTCCTCGGGTTCGGTCCAGTGCAGCGCCTTGCCGGCGCGCTCCAGCGTGTCGGCAAGGCCTATGCGGCGTACGAGATCGCCGAAGCCGTAGCGGATGAGGACGGCGGCGATGTCGTGGGCGCGTGTCAGCTCACGCGCCGCACCGAGCGCTTTCCACAGCATCAGGCCTGCGGATCGCCCGGTCCGCCCCTCGCATTGTCGGAACCCGGCGGGTGCAGGCGGTCGGCGATGCCCCTGAGCATCCCCGAGGCGAGTGCGGCGAGCAGGCCCGCCTCGTTGCGCAGCGTCTGAACGCCGCTTTGCAGCTGCTCGCGGGTGAGCTCTGCGACGGCACGCGTGAGGTCGGCTCCCGCGTTCGCGACGCGGCCGCCGACCGCGGTGCCGCTGTTGCGCGCGTGCTCGGCTAGTTCGTGGAGAGTGGAGCGCGCGAGTCCGGTTGCGCCACGCCCCGCGTCGGCCAGCGTGCGCAGGAAGTTCGATTCCATCGCCCCAAGCTGGTCGAGCGTGCCGCGGATTTCCTGGCGCGAATACTCGCTGCCGCGTCCGACGGCCTCCTTCACGGCGAGCAGTGTCGCCTGGGCGGCTGCTGCGAGGGCCTCGTCCAGCCCGCGCACCGCTTCGCGGATGGCTTCGGTGCGTTCGCGGTCGGGGCGCTCGATGCCTTGTTGCGCGCCCCTGAGCACGGCATCGGTGACCTGTTTGAGCGCGTCGGTGTCCAGCTTGCCGTGCGACAGTGCCCCGAGCGTGATCGTCCGTACACGTTCGGCCACCTTGGCCGGGTCGCCGTCGATCGCGGCACCCACGTCGCGTTCGATGTTTTCGAAGTCCTGGTTCATGACCTTCCCCCGTTCGTACGGCGTCCGGCGGGGCGCCGATGCTGTTGCCACACATTTAAAGTATGGCCTCAGGAAAGGTGGATGGCGATGGAATTTTTGGCGCCATCCAGTCTGCAAGGGCCAGTTGCCGATCGTGCCCTGCGGTCTGGCTGGCTTACCATTGCGCACTTGACCGCTTTGACCGTCCTCGTGCTCCCTGCCATGTCCGATTCCGCTTCGCCCGTCTTCTCTGGCCTCGAACCTGCCCCCGTGTGGGCGCATTTCGCCACGCTGTGCCGTATCCCGCGCGCATCCAAGGCAGAGGGCGCGCTGCGCGACCTGCTGCGCGAGCGCGCTTTGGCGCACGGACTGGAGGTATCGATCGATCCGGCGGGCAACCTGCTGATCCGCAAGCCCGCGAGTCCGGGCTGCGAAGGGGCGCCGGGCGTCGTGCTGCAGGCGCATCTGGACATGGTGTGCCAGAAGGCGGCCGAATCGGCGCACGACTTCTCGCGCGACGAGATCCGCGTGGTTCGGGACGGCGACTGGCTCGCCGCCGCGGAGACCACGCTCGGTGCCGACAACGGCGTCGGCGTGGCGCTAATTCTTGCGGCACTGGAGGACGATTCGCTCGTGCACGGGCCGCTCGAGGCCTTGCTGACGGTGGATGAGGAAGCCGGAATGGGCGGTGCGCAAGGGCTCGACGCCAATGTGCTGCGAGGTCGGCTGATGCTGAACCTGGACACGGAGGAATGGGGAGAGTTCTATATCGGCTGCGCTGGGGGACTGGACGTGAATGTTCGCCGTGAGGGGCGGGCGGAGCAGCCGCCGGTTGGGACGGAGCAGTGGCAGGTCGAGCTGCACGGCCTGCGCGGCGGGCATTCTGGCGTGGACATCCATGAGGAGCGGGGCAACGCGATCAAGCTCCTGGTGCGCGTGCTGCGCGATCTGGAGCGCCGCTTCGACCTGCGTCTCGGTGCGGTCGAAGGTGGTTCGGCGCGCAACGCGCTGCCGCGCGATGCGCGCGCGCGGGTGGCGCTGCGGGCCGGATCCGGCGATGAGTTGGCGCTCGTGCTGGCAGCGTGGCAGGAACGGTTGCGCGAGGAGTTGAAGGGCGTCGATGAGGGCGTGAGCCTGCGGGCGGTGCCCGTCACGGAGGCCGAACCGGTGATGTCAGCGGCGGACCAGGCGGTGTGGCTCGCGTCGCTCCATGCGGCGCCGCATGGGGTGCGTCGCCGCAGTCCGAGCGTGCCGGGTGTCGTCGAGACGTCGAACAACCTCGGCATCGTCGCGCTGGAGCCGGATGGCGGTACATCCAGCTTCATGGTGCGCTCCCTGCTGGACGGTGCGGCAGGCGCGCTCGGCGACGAGATCGTCAGCCTCTTCGCGCTGTCGGGAACGGCGGCCGAGGCATCGGGGCATTACCCGGGCTGGGCGCCGAAGACCGACTCGCCACTGCTCGCGCTGTGCCGCGAAGTGTATCGGCGCGAGCACGGGGTGGAATCGCGCGTGCAAGTGATCCATGCCGGGCTCGAATGCGGGCTCATCGCGGCGAAGTACCCCGACATGCAGATCGTTTCCTTCGGCCCCACCATACGCGGCGCCCATGCGCCGGGCGAACGCGTCGAGATTGCTTCGGTGGGGCGCGTGTGGCACCTGCTGGGGGCGATTCTCGCGGCGATCGCCGGAGAGCGTGCGGAGGCCGCGTGAATCCGGAGAATCTCGAAGCGCTGGTGAGCACTGCGATGCCGTTCGGTAAGTACAAAGGGCGGCTGATTGCCGATCTACCGGGGCATTACCTGAACTGGTTCGCGCGCGAAGGCTTTCCGCCGGGCAAGCTGGGACAACTGCTCGCGTTGATGCACGAGCTGGATCACAACGGCTTGTCCGGATTGCTCGCGCCGCTGCGGAAGTGATTGTGGTGTTGTCGAATTCGAAAGCAAGGACCGGAGTGCGTCCGGGGGTACGCATGTCTACAGTGGGGCTCATCGGATTCTGACGAGGCGATGAACATGTCCAGGCAAATCGAGGCGCGTGCTGCCGCGACAGCGGCCGATCCGCGCTGGGCGGCGGTGCTGGCACGCGATGCGACGGCTGACGGGGCGTTCTGCTACGCGGTGCGGACCACGGGCGTGTATTGCCGGCCGTCGTGCGCGGCACGCACCCCGCGGCCGGAGAACGTGGAGTTCTTCGCAACGGGCGAGGAGGCGCTCCGTGCGGGATATCGCGCGTGCCTGCGCTGCGCACCGGACGGGCCTTCGCTCGCACAGCAGCATGCCGAAGCGGTTTCCGTCTTGTGCCGGCAGATCGAACAGGCGGAGACGCCGCCGACGCTGGAGGCTCTTGCAGGACTCGCGAACATGAGCGCTTTCCATCTGCACCGCGTCTTCAAGGCGGTCACGGGAACGACCCCGCGCGCCTATGCGAAAGCCTGCCAAGCGGCAAGGATGCGGGCGAAACTCGACGACGGGGCATCGGTGACCGACGCGCTCTACGCGGCGGGCTACGGTTCGAGCGGGCGCTTCTACGAAGACTCGGGGCGGACGCTGGGCATGACGGCGAGCAGCTACCGCGCCGGCGGGGCGCGGCAGCAGATCCGTTTCGCGGTCGGCCAGTGCTCGCTGGGGGCAATCCTCGTAGCCAGCACTGCGCGTGGCGTCTGCGCGATCTTCATCGGCGACGATCCCGACACGCTCG
This genomic interval carries:
- a CDS encoding efflux RND transporter periplasmic adaptor subunit is translated as MRWQILRVVGLTVLGIGLLAGFILLMVRSGPLAPVRVTLATVERGTFENAVFGVGTVDAERSYAIGPTVPGRVLAVHADVGGMVRAGQLLAEMDPVELDARLSASRAASARAVHALEAARAQVRDAEVRQALAGRNARRYASLGEQAFFSDAAVEAKRQEADSAGAQLQAVRAQLDAARMDVERLEAERVAVERQRANVRLVAPVAGVVTARDAEPGTTLVAGQTVLRMVDPASVRVRTRIDQGRAGSVRAGQAASIVLRSRPGLALPGRVSRVELNGDAVTEERIVQVVFDEVPQDFAFGELAEVTIATTRGADVLAVPGAAVHDRGGRRGVWTVADGAAAFVPVRTGETALDGRVVVLDGLQAGDRVVVHSARELEAGDRVSPTESLVAVKR
- a CDS encoding TetR/AcrR family transcriptional regulator, whose amino-acid sequence is MLDLAAESGPADVTTARIAAAMHLTQGAVFRHFPTKEAIWLAVADWIEENLLGAIEEASLSSSEPIAQLRAMFRAHIDFALAHPGAPRLIFHELQQPGDSAVKRRIRALLGSYRGTLLQVLKCAREREVVGRELNAEHAATLFVGAIQGLVMQSMLAGGMRGVEESAEGVFEVYLSGIAGRRA
- the ada gene encoding bifunctional DNA-binding transcriptional regulator/O6-methylguanine-DNA methyltransferase Ada produces the protein MSRQIEARAAATAADPRWAAVLARDATADGAFCYAVRTTGVYCRPSCAARTPRPENVEFFATGEEALRAGYRACLRCAPDGPSLAQQHAEAVSVLCRQIEQAETPPTLEALAGLANMSAFHLHRVFKAVTGTTPRAYAKACQAARMRAKLDDGASVTDALYAAGYGSSGRFYEDSGRTLGMTASSYRAGGARQQIRFAVGQCSLGAILVASTARGVCAIFIGDDPDTLVRDLQDRFPRAELIGGDADYERIVATVVGFVEVPKLGLDLPLDVRGTAFQMRVWQALQEIPAGATASYTEIARRIGAPAAVRAVAGACAANALAVAIPCHRVVRSDGGLSGYRWGVERKRLLLAREAAQ
- a CDS encoding ABC transporter ATP-binding protein, whose protein sequence is MNMPAIEVRGLSKRYGVGDAAVDALKGVDMRIAPGEVVGLIGPSGSGKSTLLKCLGAVIEPTAGYMALGGRTAFDGGWKIRDLRSLRRDNIGFVFQAPYLIPFLDVTDNVALLPMLAGKSNRDARRQAVELLEALDVGHRAKAAPSELSGGEQQRVAIARALVNRPPVVLADEPTAPLDSERALNVVRILNRMAEQYRTAIIVVTHDEKIIPTFRRLYRIRDGRTYEEAGEGRGV
- a CDS encoding aminoacyl-histidine dipeptidase, whose amino-acid sequence is MSDSASPVFSGLEPAPVWAHFATLCRIPRASKAEGALRDLLRERALAHGLEVSIDPAGNLLIRKPASPGCEGAPGVVLQAHLDMVCQKAAESAHDFSRDEIRVVRDGDWLAAAETTLGADNGVGVALILAALEDDSLVHGPLEALLTVDEEAGMGGAQGLDANVLRGRLMLNLDTEEWGEFYIGCAGGLDVNVRREGRAEQPPVGTEQWQVELHGLRGGHSGVDIHEERGNAIKLLVRVLRDLERRFDLRLGAVEGGSARNALPRDARARVALRAGSGDELALVLAAWQERLREELKGVDEGVSLRAVPVTEAEPVMSAADQAVWLASLHAAPHGVRRRSPSVPGVVETSNNLGIVALEPDGGTSSFMVRSLLDGAAGALGDEIVSLFALSGTAAEASGHYPGWAPKTDSPLLALCREVYRREHGVESRVQVIHAGLECGLIAAKYPDMQIVSFGPTIRGAHAPGERVEIASVGRVWHLLGAILAAIAGERAEAA
- the radA gene encoding DNA repair protein RadA, whose protein sequence is MAKAKTSFVCSECGGQAPRWQGQCPQCKGWNTLVETVIEAAAPGNGRFAALAGTTGRLQSLAELEPREEPRTPTGIEEFDRVLGGGLVAGGVVLIGGDPGIGKSTLLLQALSALAARQAAIYVSGEESGEQVALRAQRLQLDPAGLKLLPEINLERILATLKEAKPRIAVIDSIQTVYSEALQSAPGSVAQVRECAAQLTRFAKQSGTSLIMVGHVTKDGTLAGPRVLEHIVDTVLYFEGDTHSSFRLVRAFKNRFGAVNELGVFAMTERGLRGVSNPSAIFLSQHSQQVAGSCVLVTQEGTRPLLVEIQALVDGAHSPNPRRLSVGLEQNRLAMLLAVLHRHAGVVCFDQDVFVNAVGGVKIAEPAADLAVLLAIVSSLRSRALPRELVVFGEVGLAGEIRPAPRGQERLKEAAKLGFTVAIIPKANAPKQAIPGMRVIAVDRIEEAIEQAREIEA
- a CDS encoding ABC transporter permease, whose product is MISLAGRDILHHWAKYVFTGVGLGLLIGVTLSMAGIYRGMVDDAQVLLRSSGADIWVVQQETLGPYAEPSNLRDDVYRAILGMPGVGEASNVTYLTMQIRQGERDVRVMAVGFELGRPGEPPFLVAGRRIVRSHYEVVADVRTGFGLGERVRIRRHEYEVVGLTRRMVSSSGDPMVFLSLKDAQEAQFLKDNDAIVNERARTAANPALNRPGVPGLLDAILTSQTASRSVNAVLVRVADGHDAEQVAENIRRWKHLEAYTSAQMEEILVSKLIETSARQIATFLVILAIVSAAIVSFIIYTMTLGKVRELAVLKLIGTRNRTIAAMILQQSLGLGLIGFVIGKTVATLWAPYFPKYVLLLPGDAVRGLLATMVVCAIASLLAIRVALKVDPATAIGG
- a CDS encoding ABC1 kinase family protein; its protein translation is MLWKALGAARELTRAHDIAAVLIRYGFGDLVRRIGLADTLERAGKALHWTEPEELARLEPPARVRRAFEELGPTFIKLGQILATRVDLFPPEWIAEFGRLQDSAPAVPFEQVREQLTEDLGEAPEAAFAELDTQPLAAASLAQVYRARLADGRPVILKVRRPGIRPTIEADLRLLARLAEIVEAEAPDLRRYRPCQVVREFTLSLRREIDFAAECRYAERVAASFIGHPEIVIPRVHWQWCGERLNVQDYVEGIPGRDLAAVDAAGLERKLLARRGASAVLKMMLEDGFFHADPHPGNVFYLHGNRIAFIDFGMVGRLSETRRYELAMLLNGLVSNDAATVADVLLEWRDSEAPETEPELLRHEIDTFVDQYKGVPLKQLDIGAMLSDLVMILREHGIALPSDLSLLIKAFITLEGMGRQLDPDFDMGAEAAPFLRRVLLAHHAPGAVAKRGWRTLAQAMDLVTDLPRDLSQLLRSARRGKLQVQVDIVSLKRLGDQVDRAATRMTIGIVTAALIIGSAIVMTVVGDPGFAALDTLGLLGFAGAVAGGVALLLSIWHGGRGE
- a CDS encoding DUF6781 family protein, yielding MNQDFENIERDVGAAIDGDPAKVAERVRTITLGALSHGKLDTDALKQVTDAVLRGAQQGIERPDRERTEAIREAVRGLDEALAAAAQATLLAVKEAVGRGSEYSRQEIRGTLDQLGAMESNFLRTLADAGRGATGLARSTLHELAEHARNSGTAVGGRVANAGADLTRAVAELTREQLQSGVQTLRNEAGLLAALASGMLRGIADRLHPPGSDNARGGPGDPQA
- a CDS encoding DUF3820 family protein; translation: MNPENLEALVSTAMPFGKYKGRLIADLPGHYLNWFAREGFPPGKLGQLLALMHELDHNGLSGLLAPLRK